Proteins encoded within one genomic window of Bermanella sp. WJH001:
- a CDS encoding FKBP-type peptidyl-prolyl cis-trans isomerase, translating into MKMRKLPMVALVSAALLAGCGEKEVALESNVDKMSYGIGMSMARSVTGQPIEINTQAMIAGLQDVLNEKPARLEEDAIREAFAAVREEQMAKQQLESEGVLKEGADYLAATAQKEGVKATASGLLYEVISEGTGEAPKATDTVEVHYQGTLINGSVFDSSIERGTPAKFPVNRVIAGWTEALQMMKVGGKWRLHIPAELAYGAQSPSPKIPANSTLVFEVELLSIEKS; encoded by the coding sequence ATGAAAATGCGTAAATTACCTATGGTTGCCCTAGTATCTGCGGCACTTTTAGCAGGTTGTGGTGAAAAAGAAGTTGCTCTTGAAAGCAATGTAGACAAAATGAGTTATGGCATTGGTATGAGTATGGCGCGTAGCGTAACTGGCCAGCCAATTGAAATTAATACACAAGCCATGATTGCAGGTCTTCAAGATGTGTTAAATGAGAAGCCTGCTCGTCTAGAAGAAGATGCCATTCGTGAAGCGTTTGCCGCGGTACGTGAAGAGCAGATGGCTAAGCAGCAATTAGAATCTGAAGGTGTTCTAAAAGAAGGTGCGGATTACCTAGCCGCAACAGCGCAAAAAGAAGGTGTTAAGGCTACTGCAAGCGGTTTGTTATATGAAGTGATTTCAGAAGGAACAGGTGAAGCACCTAAGGCTACTGATACGGTTGAAGTGCATTATCAGGGTACTTTAATTAACGGTTCTGTGTTTGATAGTTCTATTGAACGTGGTACGCCAGCGAAGTTTCCGGTTAACCGTGTAATTGCTGGCTGGACTGAAGCGCTGCAAATGATGAAAGTAGGTGGTAAATGGCGCTTACATATTCCAGCGGAATTAGCGTACGGTGCTCAAAGCCCTAGCCCTAAAATTCCTGCTAATTCTACTTTAGTATTTGAAGTTGAATTGTTGTCGATCGAAAAGTCTTAA
- a CDS encoding TIGR04219 family outer membrane beta-barrel protein, translating to MKKILAAAVVAASLPQAASALPLVDFYAGGYYWDQTVSGDVVNGSADLDDNLGLKADGQSVLYVAFEHPIPVIPNVKIKQTAMDADGSGAIPDAFNFNGTSVDGSVDSTLDLSHTDFTLYWSLPLPIVTFDFGLTARQFDGQMTVVDNTGSDTFNASADFDFVVPMGYLNAGIDIPLTGLSVAANINTISYGDTSLTDFDANLTYVLPVIPLLDVGITAGYRSFDLKLDEADFGDLSAEATVAGPYLGLSLHL from the coding sequence ATGAAAAAAATCCTTGCTGCGGCCGTTGTTGCTGCGTCTTTACCTCAGGCAGCCAGTGCACTGCCATTAGTTGATTTTTATGCCGGTGGTTATTACTGGGATCAAACCGTATCGGGTGATGTGGTAAATGGTTCGGCCGACCTTGATGATAATCTTGGTTTAAAGGCAGATGGGCAGAGCGTTTTATATGTGGCGTTTGAACATCCAATCCCTGTGATTCCAAATGTTAAAATTAAACAAACCGCTATGGACGCTGATGGCAGTGGTGCAATTCCTGATGCCTTCAATTTCAATGGCACGAGTGTTGATGGAAGTGTTGATAGTACTTTGGATTTAAGTCATACCGACTTCACACTATACTGGAGCCTGCCTCTACCGATTGTCACGTTTGATTTTGGTCTAACTGCACGTCAGTTTGATGGTCAAATGACAGTGGTTGATAACACTGGATCAGATACTTTTAATGCATCTGCTGATTTTGATTTTGTTGTACCTATGGGTTACTTGAATGCGGGTATCGATATCCCACTAACCGGTCTTTCTGTTGCGGCTAACATCAATACCATCTCTTATGGTGATACAAGCCTGACCGATTTTGATGCTAACTTAACATATGTATTACCTGTAATTCCTTTATTGGATGTGGGTATTACTGCTGGTTACCGCAGCTTTGATCTTAAACTAGACGAAGCAGACTTTGGTGATTTGTCTGCTGAAGCAACGGTTGCTGGCCCATATCTTGGTCTAAGTCTTCACCTTTAA